One region of Colius striatus isolate bColStr4 chromosome 4, bColStr4.1.hap1, whole genome shotgun sequence genomic DNA includes:
- the FIGNL1 gene encoding fidgetin-like protein 1, protein METPTLSSVHLSDWQKSYFAITSGTCTPGQKADEYRAKILHIQYAWANSEISQVCAANLFKKYAEKYSAIIDSDNTETGLNNYAENILTLAKCQQNDNDKWQSALTTDNVFELKCVQERMQAGKNFQSSQVAPADACVLPDKGVNASAAPGLPKLGVFSSSRETELCAGSAKLASQGPDLLEHSSSSTSLQSDVPPVTKSLDMLPALSASLKEQVCMSFQATPLFGRKEVTSRNSLKMSDNCRDRQNLLLSNQSAGPVWAASSGKRKAFYGLADEGGLAIPSLAPRRASTSTEACSFSGYRNRNEENNVPGFKTAKEQLWVDQQKKSQNLPQHAPISSYGGVKKSLGAGRSRGPFGKFVPPVPKQDGNENGGAQCKPHARGPTDPLLPVDERLKNIEPKMVELIMHEIMDHGPPVNWDDIAGVEFAKATIKEIVVWPMLRPDIFTGLRGPPKGILLFGPPGTGKTLIGKCIACQSGATFFSISASSLTSKWVGEGEKMVRALFAVARCQQPAVIFIDEIDSLLSQRGDGEHESSRRIKTEFLVQLDGATTSSEDRILVVGATNRPQEIDEAARRRLVKRLYIPLPEASARKQIVTRLMSQEHCSLKEEEIELIVKKSNGFSGADMTQLCREASLGPIRSLQSTDIATIMPDQVRPIAFLDFESAFRTVRPSISSRDLELYETWNQTFGCGR, encoded by the coding sequence ATGGAAACCCCCACCCTCAGCAGCGTGCACCTGAGCGACTGGCAGAAAAGTTACTTTGCCATTACCTCTGGCACTTGCACGCCTGGACAGAAGGCAGATGAATATCGTGCCAAAATCCTGCATATTCAGTATGCATGGGCAAACTCTGAGATCTCTCAGGTCTGTGCTGCCAACCTGTTTAAAAAGTACGCAGAAAAATACTCTGCAATTATTGACTCTGACAACACAGAGACTGGCTTGAATAACTATGCTGAAAACATTTTGACTTTGGCAAAGTGTCAGCAAAATGACAATGACAAGTGGCAATCTGCCTTGACAACAGATAATGTATTTGAATTAAAGTGTGTGCAAGAGAGGATGCAGGCTGGCAAAAATTTCCAGAGCTCTCAGGTGGCACCAGCAGATGCCTGTGTGCTACCTGATAAAGGGGTCAATGCGTCTGCCGCTCCAGGTCTTCCTAAACTTGGTGTCTTCAGCAGTTCCAGAGAGACCGAGCTCTGTGCTGGCTCAGCAAAACTTGCAAGTCAGGGACCAGATCTCCTTGAGCATTCCTCATCTTCAACGTCTCTTCAAAGCGATGTGCCTCCTGTCACCAAATCTTTGGATATGCTTCCTGCCTTGTCAGCCTCCTTAAAGGAACAGGTTTGTATGAGTTTCCAGGCAACTCCACtatttggaagaaaagaagTGACAAGTAGGAATTCTCTGAAAATGTCAGATAACTGTCGAGACAGACAAAATTTGCTCCTTTCCAATCAGTCAGCTGGTCCTGTGTGGGCCGCAAGTTccggaaaaagaaaagcattttatgGTCTGGCCGATGAAGGTGGCTTGGCGATTCCTAGCCTTGCCCCACGCCGGGCTTCCACCAGTACAGAGGCCTGTAGCTTTTCAGggtacagaaacagaaatgaagaaaacaatgttCCTGGttttaaaactgcaaaagaGCAGCTGTGGGTGGATCAGCAAAAGAAATCTCAAAACTTACCCCAACATGCACCTATCTCGTCATATGGAGGTGTAAAAAAATCACTGGGTGCAGGCAGATCTCGGGGTCCGTTTGGCAAGTTTGTCCCTCCTGTTCCAAAACAAGACGGAAATGAAAATGGAGGAGCACAGTGTAAACCTCATGCGAGAGGACCAACGGATCCATTGCTGCCTGTAGATGAACGACTGAAAAACATAGAACCAAAAATGGTTGAACTCATCATGCATGAGATAATGGACCATGGGCCTCCTGTCAACTGGGATGACATCGCCGGAGTTGAATTCGCTAAAGCTACTATAAAAGAAATTGTAGTCTGGCCCATGCTGAGGCCGGACATCTTCACCGGTTTACGTGGTCCTCCTAAAGGAATTCTTCTCTTTGGCCCCCCTGGGACTGGCAAGACTCTTATAGGCAAGTGCATTGCATGCCAGTCTGGAGCAACATTTTTTAGCATCAGTGCCTCTTCTTTGACTTCAAAATGGGTGGGCGAAGGGGAAAAGATGGTCCGTGCCCTGTTTGCTGTGGCGCGATGTCAACAACCAGCAGTGATTTTCATTGATGAAATTGATTCTCTGTTGTCTCAGCGTGGAGATGGGGAGCATGAATCATCGAGAAGAATAAAAACTGAATTTCTGGTCCAGTTAGATGGGGCAACGACCTCCTCTGAAGATCGTATTCTAGTGGTTGGAGCAACAAATCGACCCCAAGAAATTGATGAAGCTGCCCGCAGGAGGCTAGTGAAGAGACTGTACATTCCTCTTCCAGAAGCCTCAGCTCGGAAGCAGATTGTTACCCGCCTAATGTCTCAGGAGCACTGCTCTCTAAAGGAGGAGGAAATTGAACTCATAGTTAAGAAATCTAATGGGTTTTCTGGGGCAGATATGACACAGCTCTGTCGAGAAGCTTCCCTGGGCCCTATCCGCAGCCTTCAGTCCACGGACATTGCCACCATCATGCCAGACCAGGTGCGTCCGATTGCCTTCCTGGACTTCGAGAGTGCCTTCCGAACCGTGCGGCCCAGCATCTCCTCAAGGGACCTGGAGCTTTATGAAACCTGGAACCAGACATTTGGGTGTGGGAGATAA